From Pagrus major chromosome 18, Pma_NU_1.0, a single genomic window includes:
- the LOC141013584 gene encoding protocadherin alpha-C2-like isoform X1 has protein sequence MAHHIRQLYGKGYVSVFLFLSAIVNTVSTVTHYSIPEEMEEGSVVANLAADLGLDVKTLKERKMRIDVVANKKYLDINKDTGELFILERIDREFLCPSKTTTTCFLKLDATIENPIRMFNIEVEITDINDNAPRFRRGTMHLDISESTSVGERFSLTNAADPDVGTNSVKDYHLSSSEHFAIEIQTGRDGSKFADLIMKQALDREKQAVHNLILTAVDGGVPTRTGTASIIVRVLDVNDNAPSFDKDKYVIEVMENSPIGSLVIKLNATDLDEGSNSDIVYSYSLYTSERTQQMFNLNPENGEIRVKEMINYEDFKIYEMEVIASDKGPNSLSGQCRLTIQVTDMNDNHPEISIKSFRSPIKENEPIDTVIAVVSVSDKDSGDNGVVDLRIPDNMPFKLRESSDNYYELVVSEPLDREKVPEYDVTFTVTDRGSPPLSDNETMTLELLDVNDNVPQFPQSFYTIRVMENNAPGALLSSLTAFDPDLHENQYLVYFILEKEIVNTSMSMLFSINPENGNLYALKTFDYEIEKEFLFHIEARDSGSPPLSSNVTVHIIIVDQNDNAPVIVSPWRAHGSVVEEKIPRSTDKGSLVAKVIALDTDSVHNSRITYQFLQVTDATLFSLDQYNGEIRTMRMFSYRDPRHQRLVVIAKDNGEPALSATVTIKLSTVETAVKAYSDMTEVPLEYDIFSDLNLYLVIGLGSVSFLLLITILVTIVLKCQKPKPSKAAPPCRNSLLSERNSTIADSTLVSNDAYWYSLFLAETRKGKMVVRQPVPKGSRYIVSSIPRGTGLTDTSDSAASTLQERRKVKPVTQLPSNHSPSPNLGAWYS, from the coding sequence ATGGCACATCATATCAGACAGCTGTACGGGAAGGGGTACGTTTCCgtgtttctcttcctttctgCCATAGTGAACACGGTCTCCACCGTCACCCATTATTCCATTCCGGAAGAAATGGAGGAAGGATCTGTTGTTGCTAATTTAGCAGCTGATTTGGGACTAGATGTGAAGAcgctaaaagaaagaaagatgcgCATCGATGTAGTCGCAAACAAAAAGTATCTCGATATCAACAAAGACACGGGAGAGCTGTTCATTCTGGAAAGGATTGACAGAGAGTTTTTATGCCCTTCGAAGACAACTACAACCTGCTTTCTTAAATTAGACGCTACAATCGAAAATCCAATACGAATGTTTAACATTGAGGTGGAAATCACGGATATTAATGATAACGCTCCTCGTTTTCGACGAGGAACAATGCATTTAGACATCTCTGAATCCACTTCTGTTGGAGAGAGATTCTCATTGACTAATGCTGCAGATCCAGATGTTGGAACAAATTCTGTTAAAGATTACCATCTCAGCTCGAGTGAACATTTCGCAATCGAAATTCAGACCGGAAGAGATGGGTCGAAGTTTGCAGATTTGATTATGAAACAAGCTTTAGATAGAGAGAAGCAGGCTGTTCATAATCTGATACTGACTGCAGTGGACGGTGGAGTCCCCACGCGCACAGGTACAGCCAGTATAATTGTTCGCGTGCTTGATGTGAACGACAACGCCCCTTCATTTGACAAAGACAAATACGTTATAGAAGTGATGGAAAACTCTCCGATTGGCAGTCTAGTGATCAAACTGAATGCTACTGATTTAGATGAAGGGTCTAACTCTGATATTGTTTATTCATACAGTTTGTATACATCAGAGAGAACGCAGCAGATGTTTAACTTGAACccagaaaatggtgaaatcagaGTGAAAGAGATGATAAATTATGAAGATTTTAAGATTTATGAAATGGAAGTTATTGCTAGCGACAAGGGGCCTAACTCCTTATCTGGACAGTGTAGACTGACAATACAGGTGACAGATATGAATGATAATCATCCAGAAATATCCATCAAATCATTTCGGAGTCCGATCAAAGAAAATGAGCCAATAGACACAGTGATAGCTGTAGTTAGTGTCAGTGATAAAGACTCAGGAGACAATGGAGTGGTGGATCTTCGTATTCCAGATAATATGCCTTTCAAACTGAGGGAGTCCTCTGATAACTATTATGAATTAGTGGTGTCAGAGCCGCTAGACCGTGAGAAGGTTCCAGAGTATGACGTCACTTTCACCGTCACAGACAGAGGTTCTCCTCCTTTATCTGACAATGAAACGATGACGTTAGAGCTGCTGGATGTTAATGACAATGTTCCACAGTTCCCTCAGTCATTTTATACTATACGTGTCATGGAGAATAACGCACCTGGGGCCCTGCTCAGCTCACTCACTGCGTTTGACCCTGACCTCCATGAAAACCAGTATCTAGTTTATTTCATCCTAGAGAAGGAGATTGTCAACACCTCCATGTCCATGCTGTTCTCCATCAATCCAGAGAACGGGAATCTTTACGCACTGAAAACTTTTGACTATGAGATCGAGAAGGAGTTTCTTTTCCACATCGAGGCCAGAGACTctggctctcctcctctcagcagtAATGTCACCGTCCACATCATTATTGTGGACCAGAACGACAACGCTCCGGTCATTGTGTCTCCGTGGCGCGCACACGGCTCTGTGGTGGAGGAAAAGATCCCCAGATCCACTGATAAAGGCTCTCTGGTTGCAAAGGTGATAGCCTTAGACACCGACTCGGTGCACAACTCTCGGATTACCTACCAGTTTCTACAGGTGACTGACGCCACCTTGTTCAGTCTGGACCAATACAACGGAGAGATCCGGACTATGAGGATGTTCAGTTACAGAGATCCGCGCCACCAGAGACTGGTTGTTATTGCCAAGGACAACGGGGAGCCTGCTCTCTCTGCTACAGTCACCATCAAGCTGTCCACAGTGGAGACTGCTGTTAAGGCCTACTCTGACATGACTGAGGTGCCTCTAGAATACGACATCTTCTCAGACCTCAACCTGTATTTGGTCATCGGTCTGGGCTCGGTGTCTTTTCTCCTGCTCATCACCATATTGGTCACCATCGTGCTCAAGTGTCAGAAACCCAAGCCCAGCAAAGCGGCTCCTCCCTGCAGGAACAGTTTGCTCAGTGAGAGGAACTCCACCATCGCAGACTCCACTCTGGTCTCCAACGATGCCTACTGGTACAGTCTGTTTCTAGCAGAGACCAGGAAAGGGAAGATGGTGGTCAGACAGCCTGTGCCAAAGGGCTCCAGATACATCGTGTCCAGTATACCGAGAGGCACAGGGCTGACAGACACTAGTGACTCAGCTGCTTCTACTCTGCAG
- the LOC141013584 gene encoding protocadherin alpha-C2-like isoform X2 → MAHHIRQLYGKGYVSVFLFLSAIVNTVSTVTHYSIPEEMEEGSVVANLAADLGLDVKTLKERKMRIDVVANKKYLDINKDTGELFILERIDREFLCPSKTTTTCFLKLDATIENPIRMFNIEVEITDINDNAPRFRRGTMHLDISESTSVGERFSLTNAADPDVGTNSVKDYHLSSSEHFAIEIQTGRDGSKFADLIMKQALDREKQAVHNLILTAVDGGVPTRTGTASIIVRVLDVNDNAPSFDKDKYVIEVMENSPIGSLVIKLNATDLDEGSNSDIVYSYSLYTSERTQQMFNLNPENGEIRVKEMINYEDFKIYEMEVIASDKGPNSLSGQCRLTIQVTDMNDNHPEISIKSFRSPIKENEPIDTVIAVVSVSDKDSGDNGVVDLRIPDNMPFKLRESSDNYYELVVSEPLDREKVPEYDVTFTVTDRGSPPLSDNETMTLELLDVNDNVPQFPQSFYTIRVMENNAPGALLSSLTAFDPDLHENQYLVYFILEKEIVNTSMSMLFSINPENGNLYALKTFDYEIEKEFLFHIEARDSGSPPLSSNVTVHIIIVDQNDNAPVIVSPWRAHGSVVEEKIPRSTDKGSLVAKVIALDTDSVHNSRITYQFLQVTDATLFSLDQYNGEIRTMRMFSYRDPRHQRLVVIAKDNGEPALSATVTIKLSTVETAVKAYSDMTEVPLEYDIFSDLNLYLVIGLGSVSFLLLITILVTIVLKCQKPKPSKAAPPCRNSLLSERNSTIADSTLVSNDAYWYSLFLAETRKGKMVVRQPVPKGSRYIVSSIPRGTGLTDTSDSAASTLQASTTSSGSSA, encoded by the coding sequence ATGGCACATCATATCAGACAGCTGTACGGGAAGGGGTACGTTTCCgtgtttctcttcctttctgCCATAGTGAACACGGTCTCCACCGTCACCCATTATTCCATTCCGGAAGAAATGGAGGAAGGATCTGTTGTTGCTAATTTAGCAGCTGATTTGGGACTAGATGTGAAGAcgctaaaagaaagaaagatgcgCATCGATGTAGTCGCAAACAAAAAGTATCTCGATATCAACAAAGACACGGGAGAGCTGTTCATTCTGGAAAGGATTGACAGAGAGTTTTTATGCCCTTCGAAGACAACTACAACCTGCTTTCTTAAATTAGACGCTACAATCGAAAATCCAATACGAATGTTTAACATTGAGGTGGAAATCACGGATATTAATGATAACGCTCCTCGTTTTCGACGAGGAACAATGCATTTAGACATCTCTGAATCCACTTCTGTTGGAGAGAGATTCTCATTGACTAATGCTGCAGATCCAGATGTTGGAACAAATTCTGTTAAAGATTACCATCTCAGCTCGAGTGAACATTTCGCAATCGAAATTCAGACCGGAAGAGATGGGTCGAAGTTTGCAGATTTGATTATGAAACAAGCTTTAGATAGAGAGAAGCAGGCTGTTCATAATCTGATACTGACTGCAGTGGACGGTGGAGTCCCCACGCGCACAGGTACAGCCAGTATAATTGTTCGCGTGCTTGATGTGAACGACAACGCCCCTTCATTTGACAAAGACAAATACGTTATAGAAGTGATGGAAAACTCTCCGATTGGCAGTCTAGTGATCAAACTGAATGCTACTGATTTAGATGAAGGGTCTAACTCTGATATTGTTTATTCATACAGTTTGTATACATCAGAGAGAACGCAGCAGATGTTTAACTTGAACccagaaaatggtgaaatcagaGTGAAAGAGATGATAAATTATGAAGATTTTAAGATTTATGAAATGGAAGTTATTGCTAGCGACAAGGGGCCTAACTCCTTATCTGGACAGTGTAGACTGACAATACAGGTGACAGATATGAATGATAATCATCCAGAAATATCCATCAAATCATTTCGGAGTCCGATCAAAGAAAATGAGCCAATAGACACAGTGATAGCTGTAGTTAGTGTCAGTGATAAAGACTCAGGAGACAATGGAGTGGTGGATCTTCGTATTCCAGATAATATGCCTTTCAAACTGAGGGAGTCCTCTGATAACTATTATGAATTAGTGGTGTCAGAGCCGCTAGACCGTGAGAAGGTTCCAGAGTATGACGTCACTTTCACCGTCACAGACAGAGGTTCTCCTCCTTTATCTGACAATGAAACGATGACGTTAGAGCTGCTGGATGTTAATGACAATGTTCCACAGTTCCCTCAGTCATTTTATACTATACGTGTCATGGAGAATAACGCACCTGGGGCCCTGCTCAGCTCACTCACTGCGTTTGACCCTGACCTCCATGAAAACCAGTATCTAGTTTATTTCATCCTAGAGAAGGAGATTGTCAACACCTCCATGTCCATGCTGTTCTCCATCAATCCAGAGAACGGGAATCTTTACGCACTGAAAACTTTTGACTATGAGATCGAGAAGGAGTTTCTTTTCCACATCGAGGCCAGAGACTctggctctcctcctctcagcagtAATGTCACCGTCCACATCATTATTGTGGACCAGAACGACAACGCTCCGGTCATTGTGTCTCCGTGGCGCGCACACGGCTCTGTGGTGGAGGAAAAGATCCCCAGATCCACTGATAAAGGCTCTCTGGTTGCAAAGGTGATAGCCTTAGACACCGACTCGGTGCACAACTCTCGGATTACCTACCAGTTTCTACAGGTGACTGACGCCACCTTGTTCAGTCTGGACCAATACAACGGAGAGATCCGGACTATGAGGATGTTCAGTTACAGAGATCCGCGCCACCAGAGACTGGTTGTTATTGCCAAGGACAACGGGGAGCCTGCTCTCTCTGCTACAGTCACCATCAAGCTGTCCACAGTGGAGACTGCTGTTAAGGCCTACTCTGACATGACTGAGGTGCCTCTAGAATACGACATCTTCTCAGACCTCAACCTGTATTTGGTCATCGGTCTGGGCTCGGTGTCTTTTCTCCTGCTCATCACCATATTGGTCACCATCGTGCTCAAGTGTCAGAAACCCAAGCCCAGCAAAGCGGCTCCTCCCTGCAGGAACAGTTTGCTCAGTGAGAGGAACTCCACCATCGCAGACTCCACTCTGGTCTCCAACGATGCCTACTGGTACAGTCTGTTTCTAGCAGAGACCAGGAAAGGGAAGATGGTGGTCAGACAGCCTGTGCCAAAGGGCTCCAGATACATCGTGTCCAGTATACCGAGAGGCACAGGGCTGACAGACACTAGTGACTCAGCTGCTTCTACTCTGCAG
- the LOC141013584 gene encoding protocadherin alpha-C2-like isoform X4, producing the protein MAHHIRQLYGKGYVSVFLFLSAIVNTVSTVTHYSIPEEMEEGSVVANLAADLGLDVKTLKERKMRIDVVANKKYLDINKDTGELFILERIDREFLCPSKTTTTCFLKLDATIENPIRMFNIEVEITDINDNAPRFRRGTMHLDISESTSVGERFSLTNAADPDVGTNSVKDYHLSSSEHFAIEIQTGRDGSKFADLIMKQALDREKQAVHNLILTAVDGGVPTRTGTASIIVRVLDVNDNAPSFDKDKYVIEVMENSPIGSLVIKLNATDLDEGSNSDIVYSYSLYTSERTQQMFNLNPENGEIRVKEMINYEDFKIYEMEVIASDKGPNSLSGQCRLTIQVTDMNDNHPEISIKSFRSPIKENEPIDTVIAVVSVSDKDSGDNGVVDLRIPDNMPFKLRESSDNYYELVVSEPLDREKVPEYDVTFTVTDRGSPPLSDNETMTLELLDVNDNVPQFPQSFYTIRVMENNAPGALLSSLTAFDPDLHENQYLVYFILEKEIVNTSMSMLFSINPENGNLYALKTFDYEIEKEFLFHIEARDSGSPPLSSNVTVHIIIVDQNDNAPVIVSPWRAHGSVVEEKIPRSTDKGSLVAKVIALDTDSVHNSRITYQFLQVTDATLFSLDQYNGEIRTMRMFSYRDPRHQRLVVIAKDNGEPALSATVTIKLSTVETAVKAYSDMTEVPLEYDIFSDLNLYLVIGLGSVSFLLLITILVTIVLKCQKPKPSKAAPPCRNSLLSERNSTIADSTLVSNDAYWYSLFLAETRKGKMVVRQPVPKGSRYIVSSIPRGTGLTDTSDSAASTLQYPK; encoded by the coding sequence ATGGCACATCATATCAGACAGCTGTACGGGAAGGGGTACGTTTCCgtgtttctcttcctttctgCCATAGTGAACACGGTCTCCACCGTCACCCATTATTCCATTCCGGAAGAAATGGAGGAAGGATCTGTTGTTGCTAATTTAGCAGCTGATTTGGGACTAGATGTGAAGAcgctaaaagaaagaaagatgcgCATCGATGTAGTCGCAAACAAAAAGTATCTCGATATCAACAAAGACACGGGAGAGCTGTTCATTCTGGAAAGGATTGACAGAGAGTTTTTATGCCCTTCGAAGACAACTACAACCTGCTTTCTTAAATTAGACGCTACAATCGAAAATCCAATACGAATGTTTAACATTGAGGTGGAAATCACGGATATTAATGATAACGCTCCTCGTTTTCGACGAGGAACAATGCATTTAGACATCTCTGAATCCACTTCTGTTGGAGAGAGATTCTCATTGACTAATGCTGCAGATCCAGATGTTGGAACAAATTCTGTTAAAGATTACCATCTCAGCTCGAGTGAACATTTCGCAATCGAAATTCAGACCGGAAGAGATGGGTCGAAGTTTGCAGATTTGATTATGAAACAAGCTTTAGATAGAGAGAAGCAGGCTGTTCATAATCTGATACTGACTGCAGTGGACGGTGGAGTCCCCACGCGCACAGGTACAGCCAGTATAATTGTTCGCGTGCTTGATGTGAACGACAACGCCCCTTCATTTGACAAAGACAAATACGTTATAGAAGTGATGGAAAACTCTCCGATTGGCAGTCTAGTGATCAAACTGAATGCTACTGATTTAGATGAAGGGTCTAACTCTGATATTGTTTATTCATACAGTTTGTATACATCAGAGAGAACGCAGCAGATGTTTAACTTGAACccagaaaatggtgaaatcagaGTGAAAGAGATGATAAATTATGAAGATTTTAAGATTTATGAAATGGAAGTTATTGCTAGCGACAAGGGGCCTAACTCCTTATCTGGACAGTGTAGACTGACAATACAGGTGACAGATATGAATGATAATCATCCAGAAATATCCATCAAATCATTTCGGAGTCCGATCAAAGAAAATGAGCCAATAGACACAGTGATAGCTGTAGTTAGTGTCAGTGATAAAGACTCAGGAGACAATGGAGTGGTGGATCTTCGTATTCCAGATAATATGCCTTTCAAACTGAGGGAGTCCTCTGATAACTATTATGAATTAGTGGTGTCAGAGCCGCTAGACCGTGAGAAGGTTCCAGAGTATGACGTCACTTTCACCGTCACAGACAGAGGTTCTCCTCCTTTATCTGACAATGAAACGATGACGTTAGAGCTGCTGGATGTTAATGACAATGTTCCACAGTTCCCTCAGTCATTTTATACTATACGTGTCATGGAGAATAACGCACCTGGGGCCCTGCTCAGCTCACTCACTGCGTTTGACCCTGACCTCCATGAAAACCAGTATCTAGTTTATTTCATCCTAGAGAAGGAGATTGTCAACACCTCCATGTCCATGCTGTTCTCCATCAATCCAGAGAACGGGAATCTTTACGCACTGAAAACTTTTGACTATGAGATCGAGAAGGAGTTTCTTTTCCACATCGAGGCCAGAGACTctggctctcctcctctcagcagtAATGTCACCGTCCACATCATTATTGTGGACCAGAACGACAACGCTCCGGTCATTGTGTCTCCGTGGCGCGCACACGGCTCTGTGGTGGAGGAAAAGATCCCCAGATCCACTGATAAAGGCTCTCTGGTTGCAAAGGTGATAGCCTTAGACACCGACTCGGTGCACAACTCTCGGATTACCTACCAGTTTCTACAGGTGACTGACGCCACCTTGTTCAGTCTGGACCAATACAACGGAGAGATCCGGACTATGAGGATGTTCAGTTACAGAGATCCGCGCCACCAGAGACTGGTTGTTATTGCCAAGGACAACGGGGAGCCTGCTCTCTCTGCTACAGTCACCATCAAGCTGTCCACAGTGGAGACTGCTGTTAAGGCCTACTCTGACATGACTGAGGTGCCTCTAGAATACGACATCTTCTCAGACCTCAACCTGTATTTGGTCATCGGTCTGGGCTCGGTGTCTTTTCTCCTGCTCATCACCATATTGGTCACCATCGTGCTCAAGTGTCAGAAACCCAAGCCCAGCAAAGCGGCTCCTCCCTGCAGGAACAGTTTGCTCAGTGAGAGGAACTCCACCATCGCAGACTCCACTCTGGTCTCCAACGATGCCTACTGGTACAGTCTGTTTCTAGCAGAGACCAGGAAAGGGAAGATGGTGGTCAGACAGCCTGTGCCAAAGGGCTCCAGATACATCGTGTCCAGTATACCGAGAGGCACAGGGCTGACAGACACTAGTGACTCAGCTGCTTCTACTCTGCAG